One Molothrus ater isolate BHLD 08-10-18 breed brown headed cowbird chromosome 30, BPBGC_Mater_1.1, whole genome shotgun sequence DNA segment encodes these proteins:
- the NXPH4 gene encoding neurexophilin-4, producing MLRRRLPLLGPGLLLLQTVCAGGHIPKALGYLEMGASGLLKDVPYGALNPPALNPGHLIPAEPPRVGTGTAAGASHSPWRWQKNQTSLEAPKPSGHRKPSLKSSRAKKIFGWGDFYFNIKTLKFSLLVTGKIVDHINGTFSVYFRHNSSSLGNVSVSIVPPSKAVGFEVVVPALPGPAPRAQQSTLPEGRPAKALNCHVEYEKTNRARKNKPCLYDPSKVCFTEHTQSHAAWLCSKPFKVICIFISFLSIDYKLVQKVCPDYNFQQDNPYFG from the exons ATGCTCCGCCGCCGCCTGCCCCTGCTCGGGcccgggctgctgctgctgcag aCCGTGTGCGCCGGCGGCCACATCCCCAAAGCCTTGGGCTACCTGGAGATGGGCGCCTCGGGCCTCCTCAAGGACGTCCCCTACGGCGCCCTGAACCCCCCGGCGCTCAACCCCGGGCACCTGATCCCGGCAGAGCCGCCCAGGGTGGGCACGGGCACCGCGGCGGGcgcctcccacagcccctggcgCTGGCAGAAGAACCAAACGTCCCTGGAAGCCCCGAAGCCCAGCGGGCACCGCAAGCCCAGCCTCAAATCCAGCCGCGCCAAGAAGATTTTCGGCTGGGGCGACTTCTACTTCAACATCAAAACGCTCAAATTCAGCCTCCTGGTGACGGGCAAGATCGTCGACCACATCAACGGCACCTTCAGCGTCTACTTCCGACACAACTCCTCCAGCTTGGGCAACGTCTCCGTCAGCATCGTGCCGCCCTCCAAGGCCGTGGGCTTCGAGGTGGTGGTGCCAGCGCTGCCGGGCCCGGCTCCGCGTGCCCAGCAGAGCACCCTGCCCGAGGGGCGCCCGGCCAAGGCGCTCAACTGCCACGTGGAGTACGAGAAAACCAACAGGGCCAGGAAGAACAAGCCGTGCCTCTACGACCCCTCCAAGGTTTGCTTCACCGAGCACACGCAGAGCCACGcggcctggctctgctccaagCCCTTCAAGGTCATCTGCATCTTCATCTCCTTCCTCAGCATCGACTACAAGCTGGTGCAGAAGGTCTGTCCCGACTACAACTTCCAGCAGGATAATCCCTATTTTGGCTGA